The genomic stretch TTCAAAAGGATTTTCCGAAATCCAGCCGAGTCCGATAGCAGCAGTTCCGTTCTCTTCATTCACACCTTTCCGGCTGGAACCGATGAACTGTCGTTTCTCCAGAGAAACATTGGGAGAATTGATGCTGGAAGTCACTGTTCCGATCCTCTTTCCGTCCAGATAAATTCCTCTGCCTGAAACGATTCCTTCTGTAATGAAAAGGATCATTCTTTTATTGGAATCTTGATCTTTTATAAGAGCATCCTTCCCAACAAAATTTTCCTTTGTCATATCGATGGCAGCATTGAATAGCGGACAATTAATAGGAGTATGAGATTGATCGTATTCACTGCCATTCAAAGGCAGACCGAAATTTCCAGCAGAAATCCGATTTTCATCTCTTCCACCAAGTCCGACAACCAGTCCTCCCAAATCTAAGGCTTCCAGAACAATGCGTTTGAATTGCTCTTCCGCAACTTCGACCGGAACATACAATTCCCAGCCCCAGCGGTTCGTGTAGCCTGTTCTGCTGATGATGTAATGATGTCCTTCAAAATCGAATTCATTGAAAGAGAAAAATCCCATATTCTTTACCGGTTTATGGCGATTCTTAACGACAGAATTCCCAAATAATTTCGTAACCAGTTTATATGAATATTTCCCCTGAATATCGATCTTCACCAGTTTATCAGAAATATCTTCGGCATATACTTCTTCCCCATCTTTCTTATAACTCATGATCACATCTACATCTGCTATTAGCCCTTTTTCTTCATCAGTAATAT from Candidatus Cloacimonadota bacterium encodes the following:
- a CDS encoding aminomethyl transferase family protein, whose protein sequence is MMKIGFDFPQEPRNTALYKVEDWYQHLLAERLEREYFPIKRSNFGQYNMAVNYLTSVLEEAKAVEKVAIFNIDHMAQIQFTGSDAAKLLNRVLPANIESMKIGQCKYTLLLKENGGVIDDLILMRIAQDNFILVINAGHDITDEEKGLIADVDVIMSYKKDGEEVYAEDISDKLVKIDIQGKYSYKLVTKLFGNSVVKNRHKPVKNMGFFSFNEFDFEGHHYIISRTGYTNRWGWELYVPVEVAEEQFKRIVLEALDLGGLVVGLGGRDENRISAGNFGLPLNGSEYDQSHTPINCPLFNAAIDMTKENFVGKDALIKDQDSNKRMILFITEGIVSGRGIYLDGKRIGTVTSSINSPNVSLEKRQFIGSSRKGVNEENGTAAIGLGWISENPFEVDSEGKDVLIKDEKAIRIRLEFYREDEDKNPKGKPVLGYISGDGVTPATASRPLKYIQNI